In the Excalfactoria chinensis isolate bCotChi1 chromosome 18, bCotChi1.hap2, whole genome shotgun sequence genome, CCCCGTGCACAGCTCTGGGCCCGGAGCCCTAGGGGGGCACAGAAGCCCGTCCGGGAGGACCGGAGCCGCGTCGGCAGCAGTGGGGTTCATCGCCCAGACTGCGCCAACTGCCCCTTAATGGGCCTGTAAAGACGTAATGATGACCCTTAATCTGAGCCCTGATGGTCGGGCTCCGCACCATTACCATGTGAAAGGCGCCTCTGAGACCgctttgtgctctttgtaacCCAGGGCTGTCAGGAGCTGCCCTGCCCGGGGGTCCCTTCGAGCTGCAGGGCCAGAAGTGGCCTCTCCGGCCCCGGGAGGCGAGGAGCTGCGACTCTCCGTACACGCGGCCACCGGGACGGGACAAGACACCAGCCCCGCGCTCACGTCCCGGACACATCGAGGGGCTCATCTCGGGACACGGCGCAGCAGCCGTCGGGGCACAGCGGGAAGGCGGAGGGGCTCGGCCGCCTCGAGGTTTGGTGAAGGCTACTCGCCAGTTGTGGGCACGGGGACCCGCCCCCACCCCCGCCTTACCGGAGCCAGCCCGGGGCACTCGTACACTGTGAAGTCTCCGTCCTCGTTCTCCTCATCGGATGAGGCGGAGTCCGGCACCTTGGGCTCTTCTTTATGTCTGTGGAGAGAGGATGGAGGGAGGGGAGGTCAACTGGATCCCAGTTCACGGGACAGCCACTCGGACCGATGCTGCCCGAGGACAGAgaggagggggcggggggaggtTCTGGAAGGACGGCGAGCTGTCCTCGTGGGCTTTTGGGATATTCAGTCCTGGCACCTCTGGCAAAGGTGAGGCTACTTACTTCTCCATGGAAAGCATCTGCTGCTTTTGGTGCTGGTAGTGGTACATTTGGGCGCTCTGAGCCAGCGTCTTGTCCCCAGGctgcagagagagcagcagcagcgtgaGGGCAGCGCTGCATAGAGCAGAGTGCCCAGCCAGCAGGGCCCCGTGGAGGGGAGAGGGGGCCGGGACTGGTTTCCCAGCCCACCGCAACAGCTCCTTACCGAGATCTTGTCATAGGGCAGAGGGCTGACCACTCTCTGTGCCGAGTAGTCCACTTTCTGTGCCAGCCTGACCTCCTTCTGCAGCCTGACAGGAAGAGAGGACAGCGGTGGCAGGAGCCCTTTCCACCCTGATCCCTGTTCTGTGCCATGGCACAAGAAAAGTCACAGCCACCTCCATCCCACAGGCCATGGCATGCAGGGAGCTGGAGATGAGCCACCAATGTGTGGTGTTGgcacccagtgctgcagtgatgccACGGCAGGTGCCACTGCTCCCAGGAGCCTGGCAATGGGATGTCCCACAACTGTCCTGAAGCCCCAACTTCAGGGGACATGGACACTATGGCGTCTGCATTAGGACCATCAATGACAGTTCTTGCCTTTCCTCCAAGCCCTGGAGGAGAGTATGAGAAGAGCTCCCTGGGCATGAGGACACCGAGGGACACCAAGGGATTTACTGCTACCAGTAGGCCCAGCTCACCTGCACCAGCAGACTGCGGCCACAATCAGAGCGGAGATCCCAGCCAGTGTGCACACCACGATCAGCCCTGCGGAGGGAATTGGGGGTGAGCCCCAGGGCGCAGTGgcaccccagcactgcagagccagCCCAGTCTCCACCTGTGTCATCGGCCTTACCGAGCACCACATCATCATTAGAAGGGACGGGGGCTGCCTCCACAGGGTACTTCGGCACAGTGGCGGTGGTAGAGGTGGGGAGGGTGGCTGCCACCTTGCTGCCAGCTGGACCCCTCTGCAGAAGCTCCTGCCTCAGCCTGCTGGACGCTCGCTGTTTCCCGGTGGGGGCTGGGGTGGCTGCAGGACAAAGCCAGGtgtgagcagagcagtgtgCTCGATGTGTGACCATACAGTAGGGGCTGGTGTGGCACAAACCACCTCGGGTCAGGAACTGGGGAAGCAGGGGACACCTCAGCACTAGGGTAGGGCTgcatggccctgagcagccccagACTGCCACTGCTGCCCCATCCCATGCAGGAGCTGATAGAAGCCGTGATGGAGTTCCCTGCCCCATTAGCTCCCCACGAGTGGCCTTAGTGGGACTTCACCGAGCACAAGCAGCACTTACTCCTGGGCTTGCCATCTCGCAGGGCATGGGGGCGGGTGGCATCTTGCCTGGCCAGCACGTCTGCCAGAAAATCGATTTCTTCCTCTAAGCTGGGAACAGATGTCCTCCCTGCACCAAGAGAGACACGGGTGTGAGGTGGGCACACGGACCAGCTGCCAGGGAAGAACCCAGCCCGGGGCCAGAGCAAGGATCCCCCAGGGAAGGGACTCATGCAGCGCTGTAGAGCTCAGCCTGCAACCCCACAGCGTGGACACAGCCCAGGGGTGCCCTCCTGTGGGGCGGCAGAGCAGAGCGGCGCTGAGCCTTACTCGCAGTGCCCACTGCTCACATATGCGGCTTTTAACAGGATTAAACTCAACTTCAAAGCCAGAAGACCTCCGTGCTCCCTCTCAATTGCTGCATTAGGGCTGTCCCCAGTGGGAAGCCCTGGAGGGTAAATCAAGACATACAAAGGCAAGGTGGTGCAGGCAGCTCGGATCCGGGAAAACTCAAGGTTATAACAATTACAGCTCCTTCGGAATTTGTCATCACCTGGAGTGTTTGGAAATACACACCGATCCCTCCCAGCTGGGCACAGAGCCCCTCGGCCGCCTCCGCCTGTCCTTGTGACTCACAGCCACTGCCTGTCTGCCTAAGCCAAGCATCAGCCTGAAACGGGGACACTGTGGGCTGGACCGGGAACCCAGGGCCATACTGGagtgcagcagaacagcaaggtCACAGCTCAGCACCTATGTGACCCATCCCACCTTAGTTCACAGAGAGGAACAGCCCTCGTGGTTCCCAGAGTTGCTCCTGGTGCACCCCTGACTACTGTCTTCTGGGATCACAGGCTTGGCTGAGAATCTCAGCTCCTGGTTTGAAATACAAGGCTCCAAAATGAGCATGAAGCGCCATCACtgcaaccctaaccctaaccctgacACCAAACttaaccccaaccccaaccctacCCTGAATCCCTGGGAGAACTGGGCTGTGTCTGTGCCCGTGGTGCGGGGGTGCAGGGCCCATGTTACAGCTGTGCCTTAGGCAGATGTTGCTGTAATTGCTGATGTTTCTGGAGCATTAATGTGATGTGCCCAAAATAAtctaaaaaatgcaaaaaacccaaaaaacccaaccccccccccaacactGAGCAGACAGAAAGGGCTGCTCACAGGGTGCTGAGGGATGCAGCACTCAGAGCTCTCCCAGCCTTTAAAGCAGCATTAGAACATTACAGCCATGCGCTCGCTTTCAGCAGAACCCAGGCAAGTGACTCACCTGCATTAACCAGTTCATAATTCCATGTTCCCTTTCAGCTGCTAAAAATCCCCACAGGAGCAGAGAAATAACTTCCCCCAGTGACCGCCACGTCTGCCCGCCTGCAGCGCAGGGCAGGGGCACTGAGGATGGAGCGGTGAAACACTGGCACATGGAGTGCAGCCCTGCACCAGGATGTGTGAGGGTGAAGGGCAGTACAGGGGCACAAGGGGCAGCTGGCATGATGAGGGCAGTGGGACGGCAGGATGGGTGCCCTCTGAAGGCAGGTACCAGATCCCAGCCTCAGGGTTCCCTGCCCACAGTCTCCTAGACTCAACCCTGCAGCACATGGGGTCCCACCAGGGGGGcctgaggaaggaaggaggagggacaCATGCAGGCTGCTGTCCCAGGTTGCACTGACAGCAGGAATGTCCAAGTGCAGTAAAGGGGAGTTGGCCGACCCAGGAACccccctccttctcctgcaTGTTTGGCAGGATCAGCCCCATCTCCACCAGCCCTAACTGTCCTGTGGGCTCCGTGCCACAGGGAccgagcagcagcagtgatgctgagcaCAAACCCACCACCACTTCTGCCGTGCTCTTCCCACAGCACGGGGGGCTCAGACCCCACCACAGGCCTGAGGCGAGCTACAGCAGGCAGGTAGGGTCCCACACAGCCcatctcacctctgtgctggtgctgtgccAAGACCCCCATGCACGCTGTCACCAACGGGAGGAACACGCGGCTCACATGCATCATCTACTCCAGAcccaaagcagcacttctcaccctgcagagctgagccagcagcacacagctctgctgccagcaccgGGGAGAGGAACCCTTGGCTCCTGCCCACGCTGCTGCCGGGAGCCAATTGCAGGAGCAGCACCGCAGTGAGCAGCTGGGATCCCAGGCTCAGCGTCACCAGCAATCACAAGCGTCTGAAGAATTCCTGACCCTTTAAAGGGGCTGTGTGGGCAGCATGGCTGTGTGGGCAGCCCCTTTAAAGGGTTAGGCATCCTTGAGGACATGGCAACCACTGTTTCCAAGCTGGCACTGCATCTTTCCCACCtccagctccccccccccccccccccccaccatgcAGCTATTGCAGCTCCTCTGCACCCCTGCAGAACCCTGCAGATGCATTGAGGCAGCCAGGAGCCAGATACTGCCTGAGCAAAATACAGGATCAGCACATAGGATGCAAAAGTACCCAGAGGGAAGTCAGTGCCTCCCTGCAaagggcactgggcagcctcagAATGCCACTGGACTCCAGCATGCTAAAATATAGAATTCAAGAATCTGTTTTCTCCTACATAGACAGGGGCTGAAGGGGAGCCAGACAGCAGCATGCTGCCTGAAGCCGCAGCTGGGATGATTGTGGCTGTGGGGATGGGAGGGACAGCAGTGGGGGCACCCTCAGCAGAGGATGCTGCTTGCAGCCCCACATCTCCTTGCCACACTGACACAGAGCTGGGTTGCTATGGAGATGCAGGCACATGTGAAGCACTTCCAAGAGGAAAATTTGCTCCCAAGACTTCACAGAATAAACCCAACCCCTCCAGCAGAGCCCACAAGCAGGATGCCCACCCCTGCTTTCTGATGAATACCATGCACAGACCCTACCCCAGCACCCATCCATCAACCCCCTTCCAGTGCCCATCCCCTGACTGACAGCACCAGGCTGCTTTGCTTTATGGTTCTCTCCTCCCATTTAGAGGTGCCCATCCAGCAGTGACCGGCCCCCCAGTCACACCCAGCACAGGCTCCTTGTTCCCTGGGATGGGTATGAAGGAGGGAGAAGGGTCGTGCCAGAGCTGATGCCACTGTGTTCCCAGcttggggctgcaggcagggacagggGACCCTCCTCCCATGGGGTGCAGGGCTGAAGTACAGGCAGTGCACATACCACTGGGAGAGCGCTTCTCCTGCAGGCAGTGCCCATGGCTGTCCTCCAGGAAGTTGGGCAGGCAGGGCCCGCAGCTGCTGGATCCCAGCGGACAGAACTTCCGTCGCTGCAGGGCGCAGTCCAGGCGCCGCGGACACGGCTCTGCTGCAGACAGGAGGAGAGGTGTCAGGCAAAGCAGAGGGGATGGGCGCTGCCTGGGAACCCAAGCCCCAGGCCCCACCTCCCCTTGGTGCCTCCTgcacatccccatcccatgcAGAGGGCTCATCCCCTGCCCACAGCATCTGGACATCACCGAGCGGCTGcagccaaaaccaaaccaacacgCAGCCGATGCTCGCGCAGGAGCTGTCATCTAAAATagtaaaaaagcaaaagcctgcTCCTGagcctcagcactgctgctcgTCACCATCGGCAACAACTTCAGTTCTTGTCCCTCTGagaacagggaagggaaaattGAGGGACCGAGACTCAGGTGTCAGGGTGTTGGGGAGTCAAGGTGTTGGGATGTCAGAGCCCAGCCCAAGGCCATCTGTTTGGAGTCAGTGTGGGGCTCAGCTGTTCAGAGCACTTGAAAGGTGAATTAATGCACAGCGGGAAAATAACTGGGGGGTTAAGCACAGGCTCTGGAcctcctctgcctgctgctcacaCACCCTGGTCTCTCACTCAAGGCCAtgctgattttgtttaaaaCCGCACCAAAACCTCAAAGATTAGCTTCAGAGCAGAGAAGGTTCCATGGCAGCCACAGGGCTGGGGACACCCGTGGACCTATGGGAGGCAGCGATGGACACACAGCCCTGGCGTGCTCAGCCAGTGCCCAGCAACCAGTTATATAAAGCAGCCTGCAATATATAATAGGTTGTTATCTCTGTTTGAGGAACGAGCTGTGCTTGTGCAGCTGTCATGGGTTGGGATTAGGAGCGAGACAGACGGGCACTGATCTAATTAAGCTCCCGATGTTTAATCAATCGGTGTTTAGCGAGCAGATATCACCATGGGGTGCGTTGCTGGGGCTCCCCACTTCACCATGCTGGCTCTGGGTCCTTCAGAGTCCTCCAAAGCCCTGCTTTGTGTCCCAGCAGTCAGGCCACGGGgcccagcacccagctgggAATGGGATGCTCCACCAGACCTCCTGCAGGTAGGCAGTGAGTGGCAGAGCAAGCCAAGGCAGTCTGACACCAGGTTCTGGTGGGGACCTCCCAGCTCAGTGCCCCAAGGCCAGGCCCCAGCAGGAGGACTGAGAGAGCTAAACACATGGCAGTcagcatggaaaaacaaacagtaggGTGAGCCCAAGCCAAGGGCAAGCAGGAGTGGatccagctctgagcacaggagctgctcagcGAGCTGCaaggtgcacacacacacatgcacacacacacaccccaaaaTGGGTGACCTGGGTCAGAGAGCTCCCCACAGCACTCTCCTTCCCCATGGACCCACAGTAGTCACCAGGGCCACACACCCGCCGGGGCACTCAGATGGcatgtggagctgctggcatTCACAGCCCCAGggaaagggttttgttttgttttttgacatgTGTGCCAAAACATACaggtgaaaatgaaataaattccaGGAGGACATCCGGGTAGTAATGGAACACAGGAAACTCCCCTAGAGCATAAATGCAGCAGGTGAAAAGGTAAAAGTTAATGCGAGATGAAAATTAATCAGTGCAGGAGGTTGATATGAGCACTGCACACAGGTAACACCCAGCTTCCAGGCTAACAGGGCCCCAGACCTGTTGCCAATGCCAGTGGCACAAGCACACAGGCACCCAGTGGGGCACTCAGGAGCTTAGCAGTGCTCCTAGCAGTGCAGCGATGCGCCCAGCAGGGCACTCAGCATTGCCTCCAGTGCTCCACAAGTGCTTTCCCCAGTGACTGGATATTGGGACAGGCACAAAGAACTGACATTTTGGCCGCTGCCCCTCGCTCTTGCGCTTAGAAGCAGGCAGCAAAACCTGCTCCAGCCACattgcactgctgctcctgggagCTGAGCACATGGCCATGGCTACGCAGATTGCACCCCATACTGCTGCCCCCCCCACAAGCTTCCCACGCAGCCTGCATCAGCCTTCCTGGCCCGCCGTGCCACGCCAAAGGCTGCAAATAAATCACCCCACAGTTTCACCCACCTCCTGGTTTGGCAGGTTCGGTTAAGCAACACCTGCACCTTCTCCAGCCCGTGCCTTGCAGCGTTCACCTTGTTTGGGTGCTGTGCTTGGAGGCACAGCATGGGCAGGATCTGAGCCAGGTTCAGAGACAATGAGCAAAGCTCGGACTGCCCCCCCAGGGTGGCACAAGACAGGGGACACACACAGGGGATGAGGTCACCACACCTGCCTCACTGTTATGAAGAACACACAGGGGCCTCACGGCAGAAGAAATCCCTCCTGGAAAGTCCCTGCCCTGTGCAAGCCGTAGGAGCAGGATTTCATTTAATTGCTCCTAGAACCCCTTACTGGGCAGAAAATTTACCACGCACCGCCTTGGCAATTTGCTGGGCACATTAAGGAAACAGGAGCGGGATTAATGGGCGCTGCAGGAATGGGAGATGTCAGTGGGACAGATGGAAATGGTTCCCGAGTGCAGGCAAGGCTGCTGGCATGCTCAGAACCATAAGGgagctggggggcagcagggAACAGGGACAGGGACCTGCAGGTGGGTTGGTGGCCACCGTGATCACACTGTGCTCCTCCTGGGACCAGCTCTTGGTCAGCTCCAGAGGGAGGTTTTGGTGTCAGCTTTGTAGCAGCAGGGCCAGCCTCCAGCCACGAGTCATTAGCTTCACATaatcaggaagaaattaaaaaaagaatgaatgaaaataaaagagagaaaagagaaaaaagaaagaaaaggaagaaaagaaagaggaggagaaacagATGCTGCATGCAGTTTCCTTGGTGCAAACCAAGCAGCGCGTAGGCctctccctgggcaggctgacAGGGCACTACGGGATGTGGATTGAGCTGGGGGAGAGATGAAGTGTCCCCACAGGGACCACAGGCTGTCAGCGGTGCCACAAAGCACCTTGCTGTCCTTGCAGCCTAACACACCAACCGTccttctggctgcagcaggcaggaacagCTCATAGCAGACACCCATGcccctggagcagcagcaatgcGCCTGCCGGGCCAGATGCTCCCACAGCCACAGCCTTCCCACTCCTCGCTGGCAGCCCACACCTCCAGGAGACATGTGGAAGCCTTTAATGAAAATGGATCAGGCACGATTTCGCTGACAAAACGCCCTCCGGCAGCTCAGAGGCGacggcagcagcagctgctgtgggggTTCTGCTCATCCTGCCCACACTGCCCGACTACGCACTGCCCCCAGGCACAGCATGCGCAGGGACACGGGGAGTGCCCGCAGCTCTGGGCACAGAGGGTGCATACCCCTCGATACCCCTCGCAGCTCTCACTGGGTGCACGGTGCCTTCCCGCAGCACGGCCATGTCTGGGGCCCCCAGGGAAGGGCTGCAGGTGGAAGAGCCGAGCAACTGCCCCgaaattccttttgtttttttatcccCCTCGAGAGGCAGCTGGTTGGAGCAAAGCTTCTCGTTTCCAGCCAGGAAGCCAAGAATTAGCGCTGCCGGCAGAGCGCCGCAGCCCAGCGCCGGGTCACATTACCGGCAGATTATCGGGGTCTCTCTCTGCCAGTTTAGCAGGCGGCTCGGAGATAATCCCCGGCAGCCTCACAGCGCCACAGCATCCTCAGCAGCGGTACTGTCACCCCGCACGGAGCCGGACTCTGCCCCCACACTGTGCCACTTCTGCCTCCTTCCCCAGAATTAAAACCAAGGGCAGGAGCCACGCCTGGCTCTGTCCGCAGGGGGAGAGCCCAGAAAGGCGCTACCCGGGGCAGCACGGAGCTGGGCACAAAACGGAGCAGCTGTGATTGCGGTGCTCTGCCGGGAGGATGGATTGGaggctgcctgctctgcctgcGTTTTCTTCCTTGAATTCAAAACGCACaatgagaggaaatggaaacTGCCCATATGGAAACAGGACTTGGTACAGTGTGCTCCAGCAGCCCATGTGAAGCGCTCGGAGTAGGGAGAACAAAATGCTTCCATCTGGGGCTGCCCAAGccccagcctgctgcagcaTAGGCAATGCCACCTCACCCTCCCAGGGGCTTCTGCCCAGCTCCGGGCACTTAACGGTCACTTTCTTCCCCTTGCAATTATCCTTAGCTCATGAAACGGCTAATCATAGGCCTGCTGCCTTCATTCAGTGCTCTTATGACCCTCACAACAGCTGCTGTAGATAAAACAAGCAGAGCACAGGCTGGGAGAGGAGATGAGGCCCTGGAGCTGGGCAGGTGGGGAGCAGAGCCCCACTAAAACACCCGGCGGGTGCACCATTGGGTGGGAGCCCAGGGAATCCCTGTGCTGCACGGAGCAGAGCCCAGGCCCAGAGTGGGGAACATAGCACCACATGCATGGTCCAGGCTGGGGTTAATGCACAGGGCAGGAGCAATGGCTACCCCTGTACCCATGGGAAGGGCCACCCCTCCCATCACCATCAGCCCCAACCCTGTGAACCATCTGTCCCGGTCAGCCCCCACCCTGTGAcacccccatccccagccaCGGAGCTGGTATTAAGCCGATTACATCCCTTAATACTCTGATGGCCCAGAAGGACTGTTTCAGGCAAATGTCTCAAACTCATCTGGGTGTttttcgggggggggggggggcagctctacaggggctgcagcagcaccagaacCTCCTgtggcagagcagctgtgggggCACCCTGTGGGGAAGGGACAGCTGTAGCCCTGGGAGGCATCACCCAGCACAGTAGCcctggccagcagggacagtcAGCAGCCCCCTCTGCAACGCAGGTCTGGGTGACATCCATCTGTCACACAGGCATGGAGAGGGATATTGACCATCGTGACCACGATGACTCAGACGATGCTCTGCATctcaagaaaaagcagagaagctcAGAAGCCTCTGCTCATTGAAGACTGACACAGCAATGCCACGACCTGTGTGGCGTGGGGCTCTGAGACCACtgtctgctgccatcccagGTGGGAAATCTTTTTGATTATAATAACAGATCAAATTTGGTGACCAAATTTCTCAAGAAGTGGTGAGAGTCTTGACTTTCACTGATGCTCTGGGAAATCCAGCCAGGAAACCAGAATAGGCAAGCACAAGTGCTGCTGGGATCTGTGCACATTGGGCAGGCACGTGGGGAGCACCAAACCTCCAGCACTGGCTGCATCACCTCCAGCGCCAGCTGTCACCCTCCTCCATCCCAGAACAAGGTGAAGACATCCCTGTGCCACATGCTGTCTGTGTCCCGGTGGACTGCTGAGCCTCCTGGAAAGGAGAACCAGTGCTTCCCTTcctggctgtgcagcagtgccccacTGGACAGCAGCTGGGCAGAGAGACAGGGCAGGGCAGCCCCAAAAGGCTCCTGGAGATACAGCCATTGGGTCGCTGCGTGCCCTGCAAAGCCAAGCTCCCAGcctcaggatgctgctgcagtctGCACTTCCAGGCTGCAGCATCTTGCCAGCCTCTGCCTGGGGGAAAGCCAACAGCAAGCAGAGACTctgcctgagctgtgctgcaaagcCGCCGTGCAGCCATGGAGAAACCCAGatcctgcagcccagggcagcccGAGGACCCCTCAGCCCAGCACAGGAATGGTTCCTCAGGGAGAAGAGCTGCCTTGAGCCCACAGTCCCAGGTGAACCACCCCAGCTCTGAGGTGGCCTTAAATTCAGAGCTAGCGGAGGCCAGGCTGAAGGGTTGGTGGCTGCCCAGCACATCTGCAGTGTGCGTCACAGTCCCTGGgtggctctgctggctgctctgccccTGTGGGGTGACATGGGGCTGCGCCCTTACTGCATGTGACCACACGGAAGCCTGCCCGCAGCCCCCTGGGGAGATGGCCAAACCTgtctgcagccagcacagcgCCGGGCGGGCTGGGTGAACAATGCCTGCCTGCAAACaatgctgggagcagagggcagcccCGGCTCTGAGCAGCCAGTGAGGCAGAAAGCACTGCCAAGAGCCATGCAGGTACAccacctctgcagcagcacccagcagccgGACACAggatcacagccctgcacacagccctgagcaTGCACCGAGCCCTGTGGAGCTGCGCACTTGCAACCGGGCCTTCAAAACAAAGCGAAATCccctgaagaaaagagaaagcaggcCATGCACAGAGCTGACgggaagtgaagaaaaaaggaaaaggaaatcaggagcagctcctgctaaCACATCACCCAACGGGTACCCCGCCAGCACAGCGCACAGCAGCGGGGGGGTGGCAGCGCCCTGCCCGGGCTGACGCATCCCCCGAAGCtcgggcagcagagcagctccattTGTTTGTTCTCGCAGCGCGGTCACCGGAGCGTAGCGCAGAGCCCCGCTGCGTTCGCTCCCGGCGCCGCTCCGGGAGTGTCCCCGCTCCCGGGCAGCC is a window encoding:
- the NPDC1 gene encoding neural proliferation differentiation and control protein 1 isoform X1; this translates as MVAAARRGALLLLLAALGACRPRAARTAEPCPRRLDCALQRRKFCPLGSSSCGPCLPNFLEDSHGHCLQEKRSPSGRTSVPSLEEEIDFLADVLARQDATRPHALRDGKPRTTPAPTGKQRASSRLRQELLQRGPAGSKVAATLPTSTTATVPKYPVEAAPVPSNDDVVLGLIVVCTLAGISALIVAAVCWCRLQKEVRLAQKVDYSAQRVVSPLPYDKISPGDKTLAQSAQMYHYQHQKQQMLSMEKHKEEPKVPDSASSDEENEDGDFTVYECPGLAPTGEMEVRNPLFDDSSLHPPNPKVHP
- the NPDC1 gene encoding neural proliferation differentiation and control protein 1 isoform X2, with amino-acid sequence MVAAARRGALLLLLAALGACRPRAARTEPCPRRLDCALQRRKFCPLGSSSCGPCLPNFLEDSHGHCLQEKRSPSGRTSVPSLEEEIDFLADVLARQDATRPHALRDGKPRTTPAPTGKQRASSRLRQELLQRGPAGSKVAATLPTSTTATVPKYPVEAAPVPSNDDVVLGLIVVCTLAGISALIVAAVCWCRLQKEVRLAQKVDYSAQRVVSPLPYDKISPGDKTLAQSAQMYHYQHQKQQMLSMEKHKEEPKVPDSASSDEENEDGDFTVYECPGLAPTGEMEVRNPLFDDSSLHPPNPKVHP
- the NPDC1 gene encoding neural proliferation differentiation and control protein 1 isoform X3 yields the protein MMHVSRVFLPLVTACMGVLAQHQHRGRTSVPSLEEEIDFLADVLARQDATRPHALRDGKPRTTPAPTGKQRASSRLRQELLQRGPAGSKVAATLPTSTTATVPKYPVEAAPVPSNDDVVLGLIVVCTLAGISALIVAAVCWCRLQKEVRLAQKVDYSAQRVVSPLPYDKISPGDKTLAQSAQMYHYQHQKQQMLSMEKHKEEPKVPDSASSDEENEDGDFTVYECPGLAPTGEMEVRNPLFDDSSLHPPNPKVHP